Proteins encoded by one window of Kribbella italica:
- a CDS encoding DinB family protein, producing the protein MSKQQPPVDGLCEQCGFNYGTGDLQGTVTLLVRQAAESAMALTKAAAGPDPDVVRLRPEPEVWSAIEYACHVRDVLEVQRLRIAQCLAEDRPVYAPMDRTGRVKQDKYEFQNPVEVGASVMKFAREFGAAARVLTPPELARLGLYNYPVRAPRSLSWIVRHTAHEIQHHRHDIIEILAKVEPPIVPAPKPVVEETTEEAGDLTAVVAEDNES; encoded by the coding sequence GTGAGCAAGCAGCAGCCGCCGGTCGACGGGCTGTGTGAGCAGTGCGGGTTCAACTACGGCACGGGTGACCTGCAGGGCACGGTGACGTTGCTGGTCCGGCAGGCGGCCGAGTCGGCGATGGCGCTGACCAAGGCGGCGGCCGGGCCGGACCCGGACGTCGTCCGGCTGCGGCCGGAGCCGGAGGTGTGGTCCGCGATCGAGTACGCGTGCCACGTCCGCGACGTGCTCGAGGTGCAGCGGCTGCGGATCGCGCAGTGCCTGGCCGAGGACCGGCCGGTGTACGCGCCGATGGACCGGACCGGCCGGGTCAAGCAGGACAAGTACGAGTTCCAGAACCCGGTCGAGGTCGGGGCCTCGGTGATGAAGTTCGCGCGCGAGTTCGGTGCGGCCGCGCGGGTGCTGACGCCGCCGGAGCTCGCGCGGCTCGGGCTCTACAACTACCCGGTTCGCGCGCCGCGCTCGCTGAGCTGGATCGTCCGCCACACCGCGCACGAGATCCAGCACCACCGGCACGACATCATCGAGATCCTCGCCAAGGTCGAACCGCCGATCGTTCCGGCCCCGAAGCCCGTCGTGGAGGAGACCACGGAGGAGGCCGGCGACCTGACCGCTGTAGTTGCCGAGGACAACGAAAGCTAA
- the thiD gene encoding bifunctional hydroxymethylpyrimidine kinase/phosphomethylpyrimidine kinase, producing the protein MTSAPPRVLTVAGSDSGGGAGIQADLKAMLANGVHGMSVLTAITAQNSLGVQGAWELPAEQVEAQFRSVVDDIGVDAVKTGMLASADMVRVVAALLRTLPPEVPVVVDPVAVSKHGDALLGAEAMEAVRSEVVPLATVLTPNLTELGPVAGVELRTVQDRELAAKILLDAGASWVLVKGGHDGGDTAVDVLHGPGTRQEFSAPRADNRHTHGTGCTLASTIASYLARGYDVPSAVGAAKQYISGAIANGFALGGGIGPVDHAWQFRGSGQ; encoded by the coding sequence CGCCCAGAGTGCTCACCGTCGCCGGGTCCGACTCCGGGGGTGGCGCCGGGATCCAGGCCGACCTGAAGGCGATGCTGGCCAACGGCGTGCACGGGATGAGCGTGCTCACGGCGATTACTGCGCAGAACAGCCTGGGGGTCCAGGGCGCCTGGGAGCTGCCGGCCGAGCAGGTGGAGGCCCAGTTCCGCAGTGTGGTCGACGACATCGGCGTGGACGCGGTGAAGACCGGCATGCTCGCTTCGGCGGACATGGTCCGAGTCGTCGCGGCCCTGCTGCGCACACTGCCGCCGGAGGTGCCCGTAGTGGTCGACCCGGTCGCGGTGTCGAAGCACGGCGACGCGCTGCTCGGTGCCGAGGCCATGGAGGCAGTCCGCTCCGAGGTGGTCCCGCTGGCGACGGTGCTGACGCCCAACCTCACCGAGCTCGGCCCGGTCGCCGGTGTGGAGCTGCGGACGGTGCAGGATCGGGAGCTGGCCGCCAAGATCCTGCTGGACGCCGGTGCGTCGTGGGTGCTGGTGAAGGGCGGTCATGACGGCGGCGACACCGCTGTCGACGTACTGCACGGGCCTGGCACCCGGCAGGAGTTCAGTGCGCCGCGGGCGGACAACCGGCACACCCACGGGACCGGCTGCACGCTGGCCAGCACCATCGCGTCGTACCTGGCCCGCGGGTACGACGTACCGTCGGCGGTAGGCGCCGCGAAGCAGTACATCAGCGGCGCGATCGCCAACGGGTTCGCCCTCGGGGGCGGGATCGGGCCGGTGGATCACGCATGGCAGTTCAGAGGGAGTGGTCAGTGA